One region of Lathamus discolor isolate bLatDis1 chromosome 2, bLatDis1.hap1, whole genome shotgun sequence genomic DNA includes:
- the LOC136009495 gene encoding feather beta keratin-like, with product MACYDRCSPCGPTPLANSCNEPCVRQCEDSRVVIQPSTVLVTLPGPILSSFPQSTAVGSSSSAAVGNVLSAQGVPVSSGGFGYGLGYGYGGLGCYGRGRGYNIC from the coding sequence GCCCCTGCGGACCCACCccgctggccaacagctgcaacgAGCCCTGTGTCAGGCAGTGCGAGGACTCCCGCGTCGTCATCCAGCCTTCCACCGTGCTGGTCACCCTGCCaggacccatcctcagctccttcccccagagcaCCGCCGTCGGATCCTCCTCATCCGCTGCCGTGGGCAACGTCCTCAGCGCCCAGGGAGTGCCCGTCTCCTCTGGGGGGTTCGGCTACGGCCTTGGCTATGGCTACGGGGGCCTGGGCTGCTACGGCAGAGGAAGAGGATACAACATCTGCTAA
- the LOC136009496 gene encoding feather keratin 1-like yields the protein MACYDRCSPCGPTPLANSCNEPCVRQCEDSRVVIQPPAVLVTLPGPILSSFPQSTAVGSSSSAAVGNVLSAQGVPVSSGGFGYGLGYGFGGLGCYGGGRGYNIC from the coding sequence ATGGCCTGCTACGACCGCTGCAGCCCCTGCGGACCCACCccgctggccaacagctgcaacgAGCCCTGTGTCAGGCAGTGCGAGGACTCCCGCGTCGTCATCCAGCCTCCCGCCGTGCTGGTCACCCTGCCaggacccatcctcagctccttcccccagagcaCCGCCGTCGGATCCTCCTCATCCGCTGCCGTGGGCAACGTCCTCAGCGCCCAGGGAGTGCCCGTCTCCTCTGGGGGCTTTGGCTACGGCCTTGGCTACGGCTTCGGAGGCCTGGGCTGCTACGGCGGAGGAAGAGGATACAACATCTGCTAA
- the LOC136009497 gene encoding feather keratin 1-like translates to MACYDRCSPCGPTPLANSCNEPCVRQCEDSRVVIQPSTVLVTLPGPILSSFPQSTAVGSSSSAAVGNVLSAQGVPVSSGGFGYGGLGYGFGGLGCYGGGRGYIC, encoded by the coding sequence ATGGCCTGCTACGACCGCTGCAGCCCCTGCGGACCCACCccgctggccaacagctgcaacgAGCCCTGTGTCAGGCAGTGCGAGGACTCCCGCGTCGTCATCCAGCCTTCCACCGTGCTGGTCACCCTGCCaggacccatcctcagctccttcccccagagcaCCGCCGTCGGATCCTCCTCATCCGCTGCCGTGGGCAACGTCCTCAGCGCCCAGGGAGTGCCCGTCTCCTCTGGGGGCTTCGGCTACGGGGGCCTGGGCTACGGCTTCGGAGGCCTGGGCTGCTACGGCGGAGGAAGAGGTTACATCTGCTAA
- the LOC136009498 gene encoding feather keratin 1-like: MACSDLCRPCGPTPLANSCNEPCVRQCEDSRVVIQPPAVLVTLPGPILSSFPQSTAVGSSSSAAVGNVLSAQGVPVSSGGFGYGLGYGYGGLGCYGGGRGYNIC, from the coding sequence ATGGCCTGCTCCGACCTCTGCCGCCCCTGCGGACCCACCccgctggccaacagctgcaacgAGCCCTGTGTCAGGCAGTGCGAGGACTCCCGCGTCGTCATCCAGCCTCCCGCCGTGCTGGTCACCCTGCCaggacccatcctcagctccttcccccagagcaCTGCCGTCGGATCCTCCTCATCCGCTGCCGTGGGCAACGTCCTCAGCGCCCAGGGAGTGCCCGTCTCCTCTGGGGGCTTCGGATACGGCCTGGGCTATGGCTACGGGGGCCTGGGCTGCTACGGCGGAGGAAGAGGATACAACATCTGCTAA